Proteins from one Capricornis sumatraensis isolate serow.1 chromosome 2, serow.2, whole genome shotgun sequence genomic window:
- the SNAPC5 gene encoding snRNA-activating protein complex subunit 5 isoform X2 has translation MISSRREGEMLPSQPAPEPSHDMLMHVDNEASINQTALELSTRSHVPEEEEEEEEEEEDS, from the exons ATGATTAGTTCTAGAAGAGAAGGCGAGATGCTGCCCTCTCAGCCTGCACCTGAACCATCACATGAT ATGCTGATGCATGTAGACAATGAAGCATCAATCAACCAAACTGCACTGGAGCTGAGCACAAGGAGCCATGTgccagaagaagaggaggaggaggaagaggaggaggaagattcCTGA